Proteins from a genomic interval of Equus quagga isolate Etosha38 chromosome 13, UCLA_HA_Equagga_1.0, whole genome shotgun sequence:
- the LOC124249603 gene encoding seminal plasma protein HSP-1-like, protein MAPRLGIFLILAGTCIFLQLDHVDGDKQPITTTLSATMKPDYKCSFPFNYRGKWYFDCTRADSFFKWCSLNEDYSGKWKYCVDDDYAKCVFPFVYRGQTYNRCTTDGSLFWISWCSVTTSYDRDGAWRYCYNTILNCCTVHLTHGHECNECFEICMKKIKKSQA, encoded by the exons ATGGCACCGCGTTTGGGAATCTTTCTGATTTTGGCTGGCACTTGTATCTTTCTCCAACTGGACCATGTggatggag ATAAGCAGCCGATTACGACCACTCTTTCTGCCACAATGAAACCAG ATTATAAATGTTCTTTCCCATTCAACTATCGCGGCAAATGGTATTTTGATTGCACTAGGGCTGATTCCTTTTTCAAATGGTGTTCTCTAAATGAAGATTattcagggaaatggaaatattgTGTTGATGACG ACTATGCCAAATGTGTCTTTCCCTTTGTCTATCGTGGCCAAACATACAACCGTTGCACAACTGATGGGAGTCTTTTTTGGATTTCTTGGTGCTCAGTCACTACTAGCTATGACCGTGATGGAGCTTGGAGATATTGCTA CAACACCATATTAAATTGCTGTACAGTGCATCTAACCCATGGCCATGAATGCAATGAATGCTTTGAAATCTGcatgaagaaaatcaagaaatctcAAGCATGA